From Humibacter ginsenosidimutans, a single genomic window includes:
- the trhA gene encoding PAQR family membrane homeostasis protein TrhA, with amino-acid sequence MPREPREYVDVADELSQPAEKLSPADAAVKAGDAHERGIPNLPLVDASAAHPAELKPTWRGWIHAATFPVTIAAGIVLICLANGAPAKWASAVFMLTSMLLFGNSALYHRFNWKPRTKLVLKRIDHANIFLLIAGTYTPLGVLALPPQKGLILLSIVWGGALVGIAFHVFWITAPRWLYVPLYVLLGWAALMYVVDLVTADAAMMVLVFVGGGLYTIGALVYGLKRPNPFPGRFGFHEIFHTLTVLAFLCHWAACLLIVLHPAYNAG; translated from the coding sequence ATGCCCCGCGAACCCCGCGAGTACGTCGATGTCGCCGACGAGCTCTCCCAGCCCGCCGAGAAGCTGTCCCCCGCCGATGCGGCGGTGAAGGCCGGCGACGCGCACGAGCGCGGCATCCCGAATCTTCCTCTGGTGGATGCCTCGGCCGCGCACCCCGCTGAGCTCAAGCCCACCTGGCGCGGCTGGATCCACGCGGCGACCTTCCCCGTGACCATCGCCGCGGGCATCGTGCTGATCTGCCTGGCGAACGGCGCCCCGGCGAAATGGGCGTCGGCCGTCTTCATGCTCACGTCGATGCTGCTGTTCGGCAATTCGGCCCTCTATCACCGCTTCAACTGGAAGCCGCGCACCAAGCTGGTGCTCAAGCGCATCGACCACGCGAACATCTTCTTGCTGATCGCCGGCACCTACACACCGCTCGGCGTGCTCGCACTGCCCCCGCAGAAGGGCCTGATCCTGCTCTCCATCGTGTGGGGCGGGGCTCTGGTGGGCATCGCCTTCCACGTCTTCTGGATCACGGCACCCCGCTGGCTCTATGTGCCGCTGTACGTGCTGCTCGGCTGGGCCGCGCTGATGTACGTGGTCGACCTCGTCACCGCGGACGCCGCCATGATGGTGCTCGTGTTCGTGGGCGGCGGCCTCTACACGATCGGCGCCCTGGTGTACGGGCTCAAGCGTCCGAACCCGTTCCCCGGGCGCTTCGGCTTCCACGAGATCTTCCACACGCTCACGGTGCTGGCCTTCCTGTGCCATTGGGCCGCGTGCCTGCTCATCGTGCTGCATCCGGCCTACAACGCGGGCTGA
- a CDS encoding SLC13 family permease — protein MRSLIVGAALLVAGLLAVVTGLYPAAAAAALAERVWPVLLFVLAITVVAELAAEAGLFDVVARWATGVARGSAWLLWLLIVAVASVSTIFLSLDTTAVLLTPIVVHMARHVKLNPLPFALTTVMLANTASLLLPVSNLTNLLAEQSIGGSGAFVALSWAPAIVAVLVPVAAIAVIGRRTLSARYSVPEAVAPEDRGLVIIAGVIVLALLPALVSGLPVWMPAAVAAVALVIVFAVRRPRVLRATLVPWPTLVFAAGLFLAMGALGALGSGAVAAAVAGTGTSPVALLRVAFSGLLGANAVNNLPAYLALEPAAGHPLRLMALLVGVNAGPLITPWASLATLLWHSRLERLGVHVPWGRYVLIGVVVAPVTVAVATLVLAVRH, from the coding sequence GTGCGTAGCCTGATCGTCGGAGCCGCGCTGCTCGTCGCAGGGCTGCTCGCGGTCGTCACCGGACTCTATCCCGCAGCGGCTGCCGCGGCCCTCGCCGAGCGCGTGTGGCCGGTGCTGCTGTTCGTGCTCGCGATCACCGTCGTCGCCGAGCTCGCCGCGGAGGCGGGTCTGTTCGACGTCGTGGCACGCTGGGCGACAGGGGTCGCTCGCGGCAGCGCGTGGCTGCTCTGGCTGCTGATCGTCGCCGTGGCGAGCGTCAGCACGATCTTCCTGTCGCTCGACACGACGGCCGTGCTGCTCACGCCGATCGTCGTGCACATGGCGAGACACGTGAAGCTGAACCCGCTTCCGTTCGCGTTGACGACGGTGATGCTCGCCAACACCGCGTCGCTTCTGCTGCCGGTCTCGAACCTCACGAATCTGCTGGCAGAACAGAGCATCGGCGGCAGCGGCGCCTTCGTCGCCCTCAGCTGGGCCCCCGCGATCGTCGCCGTGCTGGTGCCCGTCGCCGCCATCGCGGTGATCGGACGACGCACGCTGTCGGCACGGTACAGCGTGCCCGAGGCGGTCGCGCCGGAGGACCGCGGGCTGGTCATCATCGCTGGAGTGATCGTTCTCGCGCTGCTCCCCGCGCTCGTCTCCGGTCTTCCGGTCTGGATGCCGGCGGCCGTCGCTGCAGTCGCGCTCGTGATCGTCTTCGCGGTGCGCCGCCCGCGTGTGCTCAGAGCCACCCTGGTGCCGTGGCCGACGCTCGTGTTCGCCGCAGGCCTGTTCCTCGCGATGGGCGCGCTCGGTGCGCTGGGATCCGGAGCCGTCGCTGCGGCGGTCGCCGGAACGGGTACCTCGCCGGTGGCGTTGCTGCGCGTCGCGTTCAGCGGACTCCTGGGGGCGAACGCGGTGAACAACCTGCCCGCGTACCTTGCCCTGGAGCCTGCGGCCGGACATCCTCTTCGCCTCATGGCGCTCCTCGTCGGAGTGAACGCCGGCCCGTTGATCACGCCATGGGCGTCACTGGCCACCCTGCTGTGGCATTCCCGGCTGGAGCGGCTCGGCGTGCACGTGCCGTGGGGGAGGTACGTGCTGATCGGTGTGGTGGTGGCGCCGGTCACCGTCGCAGTGGCGACGCTCGTGCTCGCCGTCAGGCACTGA
- the mca gene encoding mycothiol conjugate amidase Mca, which produces MTLRLLAVHAHPDDESSKGAATYAYYVDRGAEVMVVSCTGGERGDILNESVAALAMAERDMPGLRRTEMDAAARLLGIRHRWLGYVDSGMPSDDGSVPPNSFASIPLEISAEPLVTLIRDFRPQVMITYDENGGYPHPDHIRCHEVSRAAYDWAADPDRYPAAGEPWQIGKLYYERIFNGVRARTVLEHVRENDPASPLVEHFEGMLERFAERPDLATTHVPVGDFFDTRDDALRSHASQVSPDSHFFFWPNDVQRTVWPYEDFQLVDSKVPTTVPEHDLFAGIEDDGVR; this is translated from the coding sequence GTGACCCTCCGCCTGCTCGCCGTGCACGCACATCCCGACGACGAGTCGAGCAAGGGCGCCGCGACGTACGCCTATTACGTCGATCGCGGCGCCGAGGTGATGGTCGTCAGCTGCACGGGCGGCGAACGCGGTGACATCCTCAACGAGAGCGTCGCGGCGCTGGCGATGGCGGAGCGCGACATGCCGGGCCTGCGGCGCACGGAGATGGATGCCGCGGCACGGCTGCTCGGCATCCGCCACCGTTGGCTCGGCTACGTCGACTCCGGCATGCCGAGTGACGACGGCAGCGTGCCGCCGAACTCGTTCGCCTCCATCCCGCTGGAGATCTCCGCAGAGCCGCTCGTCACGCTCATCCGCGACTTCCGCCCGCAGGTGATGATCACCTACGACGAGAACGGCGGCTACCCGCACCCCGACCACATCCGCTGCCACGAGGTGTCGCGGGCCGCGTACGACTGGGCGGCCGACCCCGATCGATACCCGGCAGCCGGCGAGCCGTGGCAGATCGGCAAGCTGTACTACGAGCGCATCTTCAACGGCGTGCGCGCCAGAACCGTGCTCGAGCATGTGCGGGAGAACGACCCGGCGTCCCCGCTCGTCGAGCACTTCGAGGGCATGCTCGAACGATTCGCCGAGCGCCCGGATCTCGCCACGACGCACGTGCCCGTCGGCGACTTCTTCGACACCAGAGACGATGCGCTGCGCTCGCACGCCAGCCAGGTGTCGCCGGACAGCCACTTCTTCTTCTGGCCGAACGACGTGCAGCGCACGGTGTGGCCGTACGAAGACTTCCAACTCGTCGACTCGAAGGTTCCGACCACGGTGCCAGAGCACGACCTGTTCGCTGGTATCGAGGATGACGGGGTTCGATGA
- a CDS encoding DUF4307 domain-containing protein codes for MPEPTVSTAGQGDDPVGHDEAGSGGASRGRYQPAGARYGRTAATKRRDRWLLIALGAFIVVVMVCWTLWAGLDQVRGSSINVDTGANSVIDSQHVKVSFTVSADAGASVACAVEAEDVDFTITGWKVVQLPISSKTTRSFTETVRTSQPSVSGDVDSCWSSASH; via the coding sequence GTGCCAGAACCCACGGTCTCCACCGCTGGCCAGGGCGACGATCCCGTCGGTCACGACGAGGCCGGATCCGGGGGCGCGTCCCGCGGCCGCTATCAGCCGGCCGGCGCCAGATACGGGCGAACCGCCGCCACGAAGCGCAGGGACCGGTGGCTGCTGATCGCCCTCGGAGCGTTCATCGTCGTCGTCATGGTGTGCTGGACGCTGTGGGCCGGTCTCGACCAGGTGCGCGGCTCGAGCATCAACGTCGACACCGGTGCCAACTCGGTCATCGACTCGCAGCACGTGAAGGTGTCGTTCACCGTGTCGGCGGATGCCGGTGCCTCAGTCGCCTGCGCCGTCGAGGCGGAAGACGTCGATTTCACCATCACCGGGTGGAAGGTGGTGCAGCTGCCGATCTCCTCGAAGACGACTCGTTCGTTCACCGAAACGGTGCGCACCTCGCAGCCCAGCGTGAGCGGTGACGTGGACTCTTGCTGGTCTTCCGCGTCCCACTGA
- the greA gene encoding transcription elongation factor GreA, with protein MSQDTQVTFLTQEAYDRLSAELEHLSTVGRSEIAKRIEAAREEGDLKENGGYHAAKDAQGVQEARIVQLTELLRHAKVGQAPESRGVVEPGTVVTAVIAGDEDTFIIGNREIGDGSELSVYSEASPLGSAILGLSVGESASYTAPNGRQIQVKVTDVQTWTGQ; from the coding sequence ATGTCCCAGGACACGCAGGTCACGTTCCTGACCCAGGAGGCGTACGACCGTCTCTCCGCTGAACTCGAGCACCTCAGCACGGTCGGCCGCAGCGAGATCGCGAAGCGCATCGAAGCTGCTCGCGAAGAGGGCGACCTCAAGGAGAACGGCGGCTACCACGCCGCGAAAGACGCCCAGGGCGTGCAGGAGGCGCGCATCGTGCAGCTCACAGAGCTGCTGCGCCACGCCAAGGTCGGTCAGGCTCCCGAGAGCCGCGGCGTCGTGGAGCCCGGCACCGTGGTCACGGCCGTCATCGCGGGCGATGAAGACACCTTCATCATCGGCAACCGCGAGATCGGCGACGGCAGCGAGCTCTCCGTGTACAGCGAGGCCAGCCCGCTCGGCTCGGCCATCCTCGGCCTGAGCGTCGGCGAGTCCGCCAGCTACACGGCGCCGAACGGTCGCCAGATCCAGGTCAAGGTCACCGACGTTCAGACCTGGACGGGCCAGTAG
- the ilvA gene encoding threonine ammonia-lyase: MTSVSQSPRSFTSGPSLAEIQHAHDVVSRVAKHTPVETSNYLTELLGSPVLLKCENLQRTGSYKIRGAYYMMSKLSEEERARGVVAASAGNHAQGVAFAARELGVKATIFMPLGVALPKLQATKDYGAHVVLGGATVDEPLRAAAEFARETGAIFVPPFDHEDVITGQAALGLDVVNDVPDVDTVIVPIGGGGLIAGVSAAVKQWGRERGRDIRVIGVQAENAASYPVSLEAGRPVDITVGSTIADGIAVGRPGTLNFDIVKDLVDGVVTVSDDETARALLVLLERSKLVVEPAGAVGVAALLSGAVQASAGELGRTVVLLSGGNIDPLLMQRVVAAGLAVSDRYLNLRLMLPDRPGQLARTSELIAAASANVVEVLHTRHGNGLQLSQVELQVSVETRGPEHKDEVVRILREAGYDPIVD; the protein is encoded by the coding sequence ATGACCTCCGTGAGCCAGAGTCCTCGTTCGTTCACCAGCGGACCGAGCCTTGCGGAGATTCAGCATGCCCACGATGTGGTCTCCCGGGTGGCGAAGCACACTCCGGTGGAGACCTCGAACTATCTCACGGAACTGCTCGGCTCGCCCGTCCTGCTGAAGTGCGAGAACCTGCAGCGCACCGGGTCGTACAAGATCCGCGGCGCCTACTACATGATGTCCAAGCTCAGCGAAGAGGAGCGCGCGCGGGGGGTGGTCGCGGCTTCCGCCGGCAACCACGCACAGGGCGTCGCGTTCGCCGCGCGCGAGCTCGGCGTCAAGGCGACCATCTTCATGCCGCTCGGTGTCGCGCTGCCCAAGCTGCAGGCGACCAAGGACTACGGTGCGCACGTGGTGCTGGGCGGTGCGACAGTGGACGAACCGCTTCGCGCCGCAGCCGAGTTCGCCAGGGAGACCGGAGCGATCTTCGTTCCGCCGTTCGACCATGAAGACGTCATCACCGGCCAGGCGGCCCTCGGCCTCGACGTCGTGAACGATGTTCCCGATGTCGACACCGTCATCGTGCCGATCGGCGGCGGTGGTCTCATCGCCGGTGTGTCGGCCGCGGTGAAGCAGTGGGGACGCGAGCGAGGGCGCGACATCCGCGTCATCGGCGTGCAGGCGGAGAACGCGGCGTCGTATCCCGTGTCGCTCGAGGCGGGACGCCCGGTGGACATCACCGTCGGATCGACGATCGCCGACGGCATCGCCGTCGGCCGCCCCGGCACGCTCAACTTCGACATCGTCAAGGACCTCGTCGACGGTGTCGTCACGGTGAGCGATGACGAGACCGCCCGGGCGCTGCTCGTGCTCCTCGAGCGCTCGAAGCTCGTCGTGGAGCCTGCCGGTGCGGTGGGCGTCGCCGCGCTGCTCTCCGGGGCGGTGCAGGCATCCGCCGGCGAGCTCGGTCGCACCGTCGTGCTGCTCTCCGGCGGCAACATCGACCCGCTGCTCATGCAGCGGGTGGTCGCAGCCGGGCTGGCCGTCTCCGACCGCTACCTCAATCTGCGGCTCATGCTGCCTGATCGGCCCGGTCAGCTCGCGCGCACGTCGGAACTCATCGCGGCGGCCAGCGCCAACGTGGTCGAGGTGCTGCACACGCGCCACGGCAACGGTCTGCAGCTGAGCCAGGTCGAGCTGCAGGTCAGCGTCGAGACCCGCGGCCCGGAGCACAAAGACGAGGTCGTCCGCATCCTCCGCGAGGCGGGATACGACCCGATCGTCGACTGA
- a CDS encoding AI-2E family transporter, translating to MAKAPVPDREPTESVEDSVPRGVRVAAAWSWRLLLIGAVIAVVIYLIVQLQLIVVPVLVAVLLSALLVPLVELLTRRRWPRWLAIVVALVVVLVVVGGLVVLVVLQIRSEAHALQVRGMQAFSDFNAWLQAPPLQLTGSQIEGWLDQAFKALEQDSQVLVSGALSLGSTLGHVLTGALLTAFSTLFILIDGKGIWSWIVRIFPRRARAAADGAGHAGWTTLTSFARVQVLVASIDALGIGLVAFFLGLPLVIPIAVLVFLGSFIPIVGAVITGALAVVVALVYNGWVAAVIMLAGVLAVQQIEGHVLQPLIMGSAVKVHPLAVVLVVAAGSMLAGIPGALFAVPFAAVLNVMVKYVSSGAWRPDAAVAYTGPPDALWQTVPRPRRWRDRRAADAAATTHEAGEKDAGGQAPDHH from the coding sequence ATGGCGAAAGCACCCGTGCCGGACCGCGAGCCGACCGAGAGCGTCGAGGATTCCGTCCCGCGCGGCGTGCGTGTCGCCGCGGCGTGGTCATGGCGGCTCCTGCTCATCGGTGCCGTCATCGCCGTGGTCATCTACCTCATCGTGCAGCTGCAGCTCATCGTGGTGCCCGTGCTCGTGGCCGTGCTGCTTTCGGCACTGCTGGTGCCCTTGGTCGAATTGCTCACGAGGCGCCGCTGGCCGCGCTGGCTCGCCATCGTGGTCGCACTCGTCGTGGTTCTCGTGGTGGTCGGCGGACTCGTCGTGCTCGTCGTGCTGCAGATCCGCAGCGAGGCGCACGCGCTCCAGGTGCGCGGCATGCAGGCGTTCTCCGACTTCAACGCGTGGCTGCAGGCCCCGCCCCTGCAGCTCACCGGCTCGCAGATCGAGGGCTGGCTCGATCAGGCGTTCAAGGCACTGGAGCAGGACAGCCAGGTGCTCGTCTCCGGCGCCCTCTCACTCGGCTCGACGCTCGGCCACGTGCTGACCGGCGCGCTGCTCACCGCGTTCAGCACACTGTTCATCCTCATCGACGGCAAGGGCATCTGGTCGTGGATCGTGCGCATCTTCCCGCGCAGGGCGCGAGCCGCCGCCGACGGAGCAGGGCATGCCGGGTGGACGACGCTCACCAGCTTCGCGCGCGTGCAGGTGCTCGTGGCGTCGATCGACGCGCTTGGCATCGGCCTCGTCGCCTTCTTCCTCGGTCTGCCGCTGGTGATCCCGATCGCGGTGCTCGTCTTCCTCGGCTCGTTCATCCCCATCGTGGGCGCCGTGATCACGGGTGCGCTCGCGGTCGTGGTCGCGCTCGTCTACAACGGCTGGGTGGCGGCCGTCATCATGCTGGCCGGTGTGCTCGCGGTGCAGCAGATCGAGGGCCATGTGCTGCAGCCGCTCATCATGGGCTCGGCGGTGAAGGTGCACCCGCTCGCCGTCGTGCTCGTCGTCGCGGCGGGCTCGATGCTGGCGGGCATCCCCGGCGCGCTCTTCGCTGTGCCGTTCGCCGCCGTTCTCAACGTCATGGTCAAGTACGTGTCGTCTGGGGCATGGCGACCCGATGCAGCTGTGGCTTACACGGGGCCGCCCGATGCGCTCTGGCAGACCGTTCCGCGTCCTCGTCGGTGGCGTGATCGGCGTGCGGCGGACGCGGCCGCCACCACGCACGAGGCGGGGGAGAAGGATGCCGGCGGCCAGGCACCCGATCACCACTGA
- a CDS encoding winged helix-turn-helix domain-containing protein, producing MASTVPTRSITPALARRVALAAQGFGAPHPRSVGTRQLNALVRRLGLLQIDSVNVFERSHYLPVFARLGAYDKSLLDAITLRARAAHTEYVAHEAAFVHRDDRALFRWRMDSFRARYGTDTAEWDAARSRTARRLLDELAERGPMAASEIEHDDNVRRGPWWGWSEVKHTLELLFRFGDVAIAGRTRFERRYALPEQVFPSTVLDTSFSTEDAVRELVRRSVRAHGVGTLKDIADYYRLKSAPTLAALHELEDAGDVEPVRVTGRGSSGWGSSERPTRAWLATGARMPRALRASALLSPFDPIVWERARALRMFGLDYRIEIYTPAPKRVYGYYVLPVLQDDRIVARVDLKSDRKAGVLVVQSAWAEDSADGETPERLAALLNEAARWQGLSAVAVRDRGTLAAPLAAVVNR from the coding sequence GTGGCATCCACAGTTCCGACCCGCAGCATCACGCCTGCCCTCGCCCGCCGTGTGGCGTTGGCTGCGCAGGGGTTCGGCGCACCGCACCCTCGGTCGGTCGGCACCCGCCAGCTGAACGCACTGGTACGCCGTCTCGGCCTGCTGCAGATCGACTCCGTCAACGTGTTCGAGCGCAGCCACTATCTGCCGGTGTTCGCACGGCTCGGCGCGTACGACAAGTCACTGCTCGATGCGATCACCCTGCGTGCCCGCGCTGCACACACGGAGTACGTGGCGCACGAAGCCGCGTTCGTGCATCGTGACGACCGCGCGCTGTTCCGCTGGCGCATGGACTCCTTCCGCGCCCGGTACGGCACGGACACCGCCGAGTGGGATGCTGCCCGGAGTCGCACGGCGCGCCGGCTCCTCGACGAGCTGGCCGAGCGCGGCCCGATGGCCGCCAGCGAGATCGAGCACGACGACAACGTGCGCCGCGGGCCGTGGTGGGGATGGTCGGAGGTGAAGCACACGCTCGAGCTGCTCTTCCGCTTCGGCGATGTGGCGATCGCCGGACGCACCCGATTCGAACGCCGCTACGCCCTGCCGGAGCAGGTCTTCCCGTCGACGGTTCTCGATACCTCTTTCTCGACCGAGGATGCCGTGCGCGAGCTCGTGCGCCGCTCCGTGAGAGCACACGGGGTCGGCACGCTCAAGGACATCGCCGACTACTACCGGCTCAAGAGCGCACCGACCCTGGCAGCACTGCACGAGCTCGAAGACGCGGGCGACGTCGAGCCCGTGCGGGTGACGGGGCGGGGGTCGTCGGGGTGGGGGTCGTCGGAACGTCCGACACGTGCGTGGCTGGCGACGGGCGCGCGGATGCCGCGTGCGCTGCGGGCGTCGGCGTTGCTGTCGCCGTTCGATCCGATCGTGTGGGAGCGGGCACGTGCGCTGCGCATGTTCGGCCTCGACTACCGCATCGAGATCTACACGCCTGCGCCCAAACGGGTCTACGGGTACTACGTGCTGCCCGTGCTGCAGGACGACCGCATCGTCGCCCGAGTCGACCTCAAGAGTGACCGCAAGGCGGGGGTGCTCGTCGTGCAGTCGGCCTGGGCCGAAGACAGCGCGGACGGCGAGACGCCCGAGCGACTCGCGGCGCTGCTGAACGAGGCGGCTCGGTGGCAGGGCCTCTCCGCCGTGGCGGTGCGTGACCGTGGAACGCTCGCGGCGCCGCTGGCAGCGGTGGTGAACCGCTGA